In Falco cherrug isolate bFalChe1 chromosome 5, bFalChe1.pri, whole genome shotgun sequence, one DNA window encodes the following:
- the LOC102048403 gene encoding LOW QUALITY PROTEIN: lymphotactin-like (The sequence of the model RefSeq protein was modified relative to this genomic sequence to represent the inferred CDS: inserted 1 base in 1 codon) — protein sequence MTIYKPGERGLTIAXFSALTKKSPAMKLHAAAILVIFWLGIFTLHTVKGSIASQSMAKFSCVRLSTRQLNIRNLVNYEKRQVPVDAIVFITAKGIKICVSPDHKQAQAAIKKIDQTRTTKGK from the exons ATGACAATATATAAACCTGGTGAAAGAGGGCTGACAATAG ACTTCTCTGCCTTGACAAAGAAGTCACCAGCAATGAAGCTCCACGCTGCAGCTATCCTCGTCATCTTCTGGCTTGGCATCTTCACTCTGCACACAGTGAAAG gAAGCATTGCAAGTCAGTCCATGGCCAAATTCAGTTGTGTACGTCTGTCTACCCGGCAACTCAATATCCGAAATCTTGTCAACTATGAAAAGCGACAAGTTCCAGTAGATGCCATCGT GTTTATCACTGCAAAAGGTATCAAGATCTGCGTAAGCCCTGATCACAAACAGGCACAGGCTGCTATAAAGAAAATAGACCAAACACGTACCACCAAAGGCAAATGA